A single region of the Microlunatus panaciterrae genome encodes:
- a CDS encoding tyrosine-type recombinase/integrase: MRFHDLRHTCASLLLAPGVPPRVVMDVLGHSQSSITMDLYSHLMPSAFRMLRRRLIGRSDRLTDRVLLSTSPSWRLRGSSRSSRKCSDQVR; the protein is encoded by the coding sequence ATCAGGTTTCACGATCTGCGCCACACCTGCGCGTCGCTGCTGCTGGCCCCGGGTGTGCCGCCTCGGGTGGTGATGGATGTGCTGGGCCATTCTCAGTCCTCGATCACGATGGACCTGTACTCGCACCTCATGCCGTCTGCATTCCGGATGCTGCGGAGGCGATTGATCGGACGCTCGGACAGGCTGACTGATCGGGTGTTGCTGTCAACGTCGCCGTCATGGCGGCTCCGCGGGTCGAGTCGATCTTCGCGAAAGTGCTCTGACCAGGTCAGATAG
- a CDS encoding Gfo/Idh/MocA family oxidoreductase, producing MTSNDQRRIGWGILSTGHMATVIAQDLALLSDEAALVAVGSRELSKAEDFAATYGVPAAYGSYAELAADPAVDVVYIASPHNDHYPSAKLCLEAGKSVLVEKPLTVTDAEAEELVALAQDRDLFLMEALWSRTNPLLRKAAELVGSGELGPVKHVAASFGFAFDGDDSHRLLNPDLAGGAILDLGVYPVHGVNLFLGEPDAVLGYGSLASTGVDAHAAAVLSYPATDQRPAATATVLCTLETTPPTRLEVFCTGGRVVIDFFIKPESIEVFRGTGHDVEPEVMITQLPGLGYTFQLQEVNRALRAGENESPLVPWADTLATMRTLSRWRTAVEAAAAADRES from the coding sequence GTGACTTCCAATGATCAACGACGGATCGGCTGGGGCATCCTCAGCACCGGGCACATGGCAACCGTGATCGCCCAGGACCTCGCTCTGCTGAGCGACGAGGCCGCCCTGGTTGCGGTGGGGTCGCGCGAGCTGTCCAAGGCTGAGGACTTCGCAGCGACCTACGGCGTGCCGGCCGCGTACGGCTCGTACGCCGAGCTGGCTGCGGACCCGGCGGTGGACGTCGTCTACATCGCGAGCCCCCACAACGACCACTACCCCTCGGCCAAGCTGTGCCTGGAGGCCGGCAAGTCGGTGTTGGTGGAGAAGCCGCTGACCGTGACCGACGCAGAGGCGGAGGAGCTGGTGGCGCTGGCCCAGGACCGCGACCTGTTCCTGATGGAGGCGCTGTGGAGTCGGACGAACCCGCTGCTCCGCAAGGCGGCCGAGCTGGTTGGCTCGGGTGAGCTGGGACCGGTCAAGCACGTGGCGGCGTCGTTCGGCTTCGCCTTCGACGGCGACGACTCTCATCGGCTGCTGAACCCGGACCTGGCCGGTGGGGCGATCCTCGACCTCGGGGTCTACCCGGTGCACGGAGTGAACCTGTTCCTGGGCGAGCCCGACGCGGTGCTCGGCTACGGCAGTCTGGCCTCGACCGGCGTCGACGCGCACGCGGCCGCGGTGCTGAGCTACCCGGCCACGGACCAGCGGCCGGCGGCCACTGCGACCGTGCTGTGCACCCTGGAGACCACGCCCCCGACCCGGCTCGAGGTGTTCTGCACCGGCGGCCGGGTCGTCATCGACTTCTTCATCAAGCCGGAGTCGATCGAGGTCTTCCGCGGCACCGGTCACGACGTCGAGCCTGAGGTCATGATCACCCAGTTGCCCGGGCTCGGCTACACCTTCCAGCTGCAGGAGGTGAACCGGGCGCTGCGGGCCGGCGAGAACGAGTCGCCGCTGGTTCCGTGGGCCGACACCCTGGCCACCATGCGGACGCTCAGCAGGTGGCGGACCGCGGTGGAGGCGGCCGCGGCGGCGGATCGGGAGTCCTGA
- a CDS encoding GNAT family N-acetyltransferase, which produces MSETDELVRRWQAGWSLSQGWTSMTEDDGVLSVAIGSDAVEHVVVDADGHRERVLRAARLARTGTGPGWVTVVTRQPGSMAGVLQDLGLRIEQHPEWLMTIDLLDQAPAAPPPGCRVSTETEAGDPTGILIAASAVVESATVAVGQLAVIGRDAIADRIETRPQHRRRGLASAVMSALVDSARGAGAKRGILVASTEGRDLYLSLGWRIVGDVVIGEVG; this is translated from the coding sequence ATGAGCGAGACCGACGAGCTCGTCCGTCGCTGGCAGGCCGGCTGGTCGCTGTCCCAGGGCTGGACCAGCATGACGGAGGACGACGGCGTCCTGTCGGTGGCGATCGGCTCCGACGCGGTCGAGCACGTGGTGGTTGACGCGGATGGACATCGCGAACGGGTGTTGCGCGCGGCGCGTCTGGCCCGGACAGGCACAGGACCAGGCTGGGTCACCGTGGTGACCCGGCAGCCGGGATCGATGGCTGGAGTTCTGCAGGACCTGGGGCTGCGGATCGAGCAGCACCCGGAGTGGCTGATGACCATCGATCTCCTTGATCAGGCTCCGGCGGCGCCGCCGCCCGGATGCCGTGTCTCCACCGAGACGGAGGCGGGAGACCCGACGGGCATCCTCATCGCGGCTTCGGCCGTCGTTGAGAGCGCTACCGTCGCGGTCGGGCAGTTGGCCGTGATCGGCCGGGACGCGATCGCGGATCGGATCGAGACTCGTCCTCAGCACCGGCGCCGGGGCCTGGCCAGCGCGGTGATGTCCGCCCTGGTCGACAGCGCAAGAGGAGCCGGTGCGAAGCGGGGCATCCTGGTGGCCAGCACGGAGGGCCGCGACCTCTACCTCTCGCTCGGTTGGCGCATCGTCGGGGACGTGGTGATCGGCGAGGTCGGCTGA
- a CDS encoding MoaD/ThiS family protein produces the protein MSASVRIPTILRNYTGGVGEVTADGSTLGEVLESLEANHPGIRSRVLDDAGALRRFVNVYVGDEDVRFVGGLEAPVSDGAKISIIPAVAGG, from the coding sequence ATGAGCGCATCCGTGCGAATCCCCACCATCCTCCGCAACTACACCGGTGGCGTCGGCGAGGTGACCGCTGATGGCTCGACGCTGGGCGAGGTGCTGGAGTCCCTCGAGGCCAACCACCCCGGCATCCGGTCAAGGGTGCTGGACGATGCGGGTGCTCTGCGCCGGTTCGTGAATGTGTACGTCGGCGACGAAGACGTGCGCTTCGTCGGCGGACTGGAGGCCCCGGTCAGCGACGGCGCCAAGATCTCGATCATCCCGGCCGTCGCCGGCGGCTAG
- a CDS encoding DUF3263 domain-containing protein codes for MAAATNPQRDGDEGSELSARDAEILSFERQWWKFAGAKEQAIRDHFQMSATRYYQVLNALIDKPEALAQDPLLVKRLRRLRATRQRNRSAKRLGIDLNVDV; via the coding sequence ATGGCGGCAGCGACGAACCCCCAGCGCGATGGTGACGAAGGCTCGGAACTGAGCGCACGGGATGCGGAGATCCTGAGCTTCGAACGCCAGTGGTGGAAGTTCGCCGGTGCCAAGGAGCAGGCGATCCGCGATCACTTCCAGATGTCGGCCACCCGCTACTACCAGGTGCTCAACGCCCTGATCGACAAGCCCGAGGCGCTGGCCCAGGACCCGCTGCTGGTCAAGAGGCTGCGTCGGCTCCGCGCGACCCGGCAGCGCAACCGCTCAGCGAAAAGGCTCGGGATCGACTTGAACGTCGACGTCTGA
- the manA gene encoding mannose-6-phosphate isomerase, class I: protein MADRGGGGRGGGSGVLTVQRLVGKVQPYAWGSTTAIPELLGVDPTGEPQAELWLGAHPSAPSRWGDQSLQDAVAADPEAVVGAASVQEFGPRLPYLLKVLAAAQPLSLQAHPSRAEAEAGFAREQQAGIALDAPERTYRDDWPKPEALCALGEMEALCGFREPAETYALLARLGVAELLDLVAPLERGGSEALAEVFGRLLRLPADQREVVGSVAEAAHGHIDDPGPFGDLCRTAEELATFYPGDPGVLAALLMSRVRFGKHQALFLPAGNLHAYLHGTGVEIMANSDNVLRGGLTPKHVDVDELLRLLDFTPGFPGLVDAVEEQPGVWAYQTPAPEFALWRLDLTSTGLALPGEGSGRVVLVTDGQATLVTKGCELVLDRGGSAFVAAADREVRVAGTGTVFVGGPGVR from the coding sequence GTGGCGGACCGCGGTGGAGGCGGCCGCGGCGGCGGATCGGGAGTCCTGACCGTGCAGCGGCTGGTCGGCAAGGTCCAGCCCTATGCGTGGGGATCGACCACAGCCATTCCGGAGCTACTGGGCGTGGACCCGACCGGAGAGCCACAGGCCGAGCTCTGGTTGGGCGCGCATCCATCCGCGCCGTCACGGTGGGGGGACCAGTCGCTGCAGGACGCGGTCGCGGCTGACCCTGAGGCGGTGGTGGGGGCGGCCTCCGTCCAGGAGTTCGGGCCACGGCTTCCCTACCTGTTGAAGGTGCTGGCGGCTGCGCAGCCGCTGTCGCTGCAGGCCCACCCGTCCAGGGCGGAGGCGGAGGCCGGCTTCGCCCGGGAGCAGCAGGCGGGCATCGCGCTGGACGCGCCCGAGCGCACCTACCGCGACGACTGGCCCAAGCCGGAAGCACTGTGCGCGTTAGGCGAGATGGAGGCGCTCTGCGGTTTTCGCGAGCCAGCCGAGACCTACGCTCTGCTGGCCCGGCTCGGCGTCGCTGAGCTGCTCGATCTGGTGGCGCCGCTGGAGCGCGGTGGCTCCGAGGCGTTGGCGGAGGTGTTCGGCCGACTGCTGAGGCTGCCGGCGGACCAGCGGGAGGTGGTGGGCAGCGTCGCCGAGGCCGCTCATGGCCACATCGACGACCCGGGACCCTTCGGCGACCTGTGCCGTACCGCCGAGGAGCTTGCCACGTTCTATCCGGGCGACCCCGGTGTGCTGGCCGCCCTGCTGATGAGCCGGGTCAGGTTCGGCAAACACCAGGCGCTGTTCCTGCCGGCCGGCAACCTGCATGCCTACCTGCACGGTACGGGGGTGGAGATCATGGCCAACTCCGACAACGTGCTCCGCGGTGGCCTGACGCCGAAGCACGTCGACGTGGACGAGCTGCTGCGGCTGCTCGACTTCACCCCCGGCTTCCCGGGTCTGGTGGATGCGGTGGAGGAGCAACCGGGCGTGTGGGCCTACCAGACCCCAGCACCCGAGTTCGCCCTCTGGCGACTGGACCTCACGTCGACCGGACTGGCGCTGCCAGGCGAAGGATCGGGAAGGGTCGTGCTGGTGACCGACGGGCAGGCGACCTTGGTGACCAAGGGTTGCGAGCTGGTGCTCGATCGTGGTGGCTCCGCCTTCGTGGCCGCCGCCGACCGCGAGGTCCGGGTTGCCGGGACCGGCACCGTCTTCGTGGGTGGTCCCGGCGTGCGCTGA
- the thrC gene encoding threonine synthase — protein MTTLIDPALTAVNGPREGAFGNATHLVCRACGAEGPLGPFYACMECFGPLEVGYAFPEITREQIEAGPRSIWRYAPLLPVPADIATFRSTDPGFTRLVDAGNLAADLGLKRLWVKDDSGNPTHSFKDRVVAVALSAARELGLKVLACPSTGNLANAVAAAAARAGIRSVVLVPENLEKQKILASAVYDTTLIAIEGTYDDVNKLASEIAGEEEGWAFVNVNVRPYYAEGSKTLAYEIAEQLGWRLPDQIVIPVASGSQLTKIDKGIGELIKLGLVEDKPVKIFGAQATGCSPIAQAYRAGQDVVAPVKPNTIAKSLAIGNPADGPYVLDVVRRTGGLIADVDDTVVVENIQRLARTEGIFAETAGGVTIGVTAKLIADGVLDPEAETVVINSGDGLKTLDAVADKVGPKTTIAPSYEAFAEFWKGRRP, from the coding sequence ATGACCACCCTGATCGACCCGGCTCTCACCGCCGTCAACGGCCCGCGCGAAGGCGCCTTCGGCAATGCCACCCACCTGGTCTGCCGCGCCTGCGGGGCAGAAGGTCCACTGGGGCCGTTCTATGCCTGTATGGAGTGCTTCGGTCCGCTCGAGGTGGGATATGCGTTCCCCGAGATCACCCGGGAGCAGATCGAGGCCGGCCCCCGCAGCATCTGGCGCTACGCGCCCCTGCTGCCGGTGCCCGCGGATATCGCCACCTTCCGCTCCACCGACCCCGGCTTCACCCGCCTCGTCGATGCTGGCAACCTCGCCGCCGACCTGGGCCTGAAGCGTCTGTGGGTGAAGGACGACTCCGGCAACCCCACCCACTCCTTCAAGGACCGCGTCGTCGCCGTCGCCTTGTCGGCGGCCCGCGAGCTGGGTCTGAAGGTGCTCGCCTGCCCCTCCACCGGCAACCTGGCCAACGCGGTGGCCGCCGCGGCCGCCCGGGCTGGCATCCGCTCGGTCGTGCTGGTGCCGGAGAACCTCGAGAAGCAGAAGATCCTCGCCTCTGCCGTCTACGACACGACCCTGATCGCGATCGAGGGCACCTACGACGATGTGAACAAGCTGGCCAGCGAGATCGCGGGTGAGGAAGAGGGTTGGGCGTTCGTCAACGTCAACGTCCGGCCCTACTACGCCGAGGGCTCCAAGACCCTGGCGTACGAGATCGCCGAGCAGCTCGGCTGGCGGCTGCCGGACCAGATCGTCATCCCGGTCGCCTCCGGATCCCAGTTGACCAAGATCGACAAGGGCATCGGCGAGTTGATCAAGCTCGGTCTGGTCGAGGACAAGCCGGTGAAGATCTTCGGCGCCCAGGCCACCGGGTGCTCGCCAATCGCCCAGGCCTACCGTGCCGGCCAGGATGTGGTCGCTCCGGTGAAGCCGAACACGATCGCCAAGTCGCTCGCCATCGGCAACCCCGCAGACGGTCCGTACGTCCTCGACGTGGTCCGCCGCACCGGCGGGCTGATCGCCGATGTGGACGACACTGTCGTGGTGGAGAACATCCAGCGGCTGGCCAGGACGGAAGGCATCTTCGCCGAGACGGCCGGCGGTGTCACGATCGGCGTCACCGCGAAGCTGATCGCCGACGGCGTGCTCGACCCGGAGGCGGAGACGGTCGTGATCAACTCCGGCGACGGGCTCAAGACCCTCGACGCGGTGGCCGATAAGGTGGGCCCGAAAACCACCATCGCGCCGAGCTATGAGGCGTTTGCAGAATTCTGGAAGGGAAGGCGTCCATGA
- a CDS encoding pyridoxamine 5'-phosphate oxidase family protein: MSKGVKRLSIRLAIGNDRPGGRGTNAQEYLSGRVGSLLNAPLLATLATNYPDGTTLLSPVWFEWSDGGFTIVWDDDPKARAIKRDPRVTVVVADPQLPCAGIEVRGEATIVPTDPDLAVHRRMAVRYIGPQRGNAYIDGYDPATQLTLRIVPGRLRTWDFDDEAPFSPTAAEFQ, translated from the coding sequence TTGAGCAAAGGTGTAAAGCGTCTTTCTATAAGGCTGGCTATCGGCAACGACCGGCCTGGGGGGAGGGGGACGAATGCGCAAGAATATCTCAGTGGACGAGTTGGCTCTCTGCTCAACGCGCCGCTGCTGGCAACCCTTGCCACGAACTATCCGGACGGAACCACGCTCCTGTCGCCGGTCTGGTTCGAGTGGAGCGATGGCGGTTTCACTATCGTGTGGGACGACGACCCCAAGGCGCGGGCGATCAAGCGCGATCCACGTGTGACCGTGGTGGTGGCCGACCCCCAATTGCCGTGCGCCGGCATCGAGGTGCGCGGGGAGGCCACCATCGTGCCGACGGACCCGGACCTCGCCGTACATCGGCGCATGGCCGTGCGCTACATCGGTCCGCAACGGGGCAACGCGTATATCGACGGCTATGATCCGGCGACGCAACTGACACTTCGCATTGTCCCTGGCCGACTGCGAACGTGGGACTTTGACGACGAGGCGCCTTTCTCCCCCACCGCAGCCGAGTTCCAGTAG